The sequence ACAATATCTCCTGGTTTATACCGGTACCCTAGTGGTCCTTCTTTTGGAAAAAAGGTAAGCCGGTTGGTTCTTGTTCGCCCCATAAGTTGATTCTGATTTTTTGGATTGATATCTTCTGCTAGAACCTCTTCGACATGATGTTTGTAACGAGAATTGCGTTGCTTTGCTGTTTTTTCAACTAAGGCATTGAGCTCTTGTAGTCGTTCAATTTTTACTGCTTCTGGGAGTTGGTTTGGCCAGTTTGCGGCTGGGGTATGAGGACGTGGTGAATAAGCAGCAGTATTGACTTGATCGAAACCTACCTCCTCAATAACGGAGAGGGTCTTTTGGAATTGCTGAGTAGTTTCGCCAGGGAATGCAACGATTACATCTGCACTAATTGAGGCATGAGGGATTAGCTGTCTTATTTGTTTGATTATTCGCATATAGCGTTCAATTGTGTAACCTCTCGCCATTGATCTAAGGATTTCGTTATCACCACTTTGAAATGGAATGTGAAAGTGCTCACAAACTTTTTGCAGTTCAGAGCAAGCTTTGATTAAACGACTTGTGAAATATCTAGGGTGGCTTGTCGCAAAGCGAATACGTTCGATTCCTTCTACATCGTGAATGTAATGAAGGAGATCTGTGAATGTATTTTGACGACGGCCTTGTTTTGTGATTCCAGGCAAATCTCTTCCATAAGCATCAATATTCTGCCCAAGGAGTGTGATCTCTTTGTACCCTAATAAAGCAAGCTTTTCTATCTCCGCTCGAATTGCTTCTGGATATCTAGATTGTTCCTTTCCTCTCACTGAAGGCACAACGCAATATGTACAGCGTTCATTACAGCCATAGATGACATTTACCCATGCACAAATGGTGCTATCTCTACGAGCAGTAGTCAGATCTTCATGAATGTGGTCTTCTTCTGTGGCTAAAACTTGCTGGCCATTGTCCACTTGCCTTAGCAGGGTTTCTAAACGATTTGCATGTTGAGGTCCCATGACCAGATCAATCTCAGGGACTCTTCGAAGTAATGCTTCACCTTCTTGCTGTGCTACACATCCCGCAACAATGAGTTTTAGATGAGGTGAGGTTTGTTTCCTTTTTGCTTGTCGCCCCAAATAGCTATATACCTTTTGCTCAGCGTTATCGCGGATTGTGCATGTGTTATACAGAACCAAATCGGCTTCTAGCTCCGTTTTTGCTTCGTGATATCCCATTTCTTCAAGAATGCCTGCCATCCTTTCTGAATCGGCTTTATTCATTTGGCAGCCAAAAGTTGTAATCCAATAACTATCGCGGGGACTTTTAGGAATTAAAGACGTTTTTGGTCTTGAGCTTGTGTTGGTCGCGATCATGGTGAAATTCGATCAAAGGACCTTTATTGATTTCATCATTGGACAAATTTGAATGGACTGAAATGTTTGAGGAAACCTACAAGCTAAGAAGAATCTTTTGGGATGAGGGCGAGCGAGGGGATTCGAACCCCCGAATGGCGGCGCCACAAGCCGCTGCCTTAACCACTTGGCGACGCCCGCCGCGTCGTTATGAATTTACCAATTCGTCTGCAAATTAATCTGAAATATGTTCTTGAGCAAGATTTAGAGTGTTCTTCTAGTTGCCTCTTAATGGGAATTGATTTTGTACCTTTAACTTTTTAAAACTAATTTCAGCTTTTGTGCCTGCGGAAATTGTTTAGTACCATCACAAAATTTGCTATTAAGACTCGCTCCTGTTGATTCATTCCACTTTGGTTAAGTTGGCTTTGCAATGACTCAGCGAAAAAAGGGATCTCTTGATGTTTTGGTCCCACGTGGCTTAGTTGGAAGCGGGGAAGCAGTTTTGTCAGCGTCGGCAAAAGAGGACGGATTATGTGCTTTGCGAATTAGTTGGGAGAGTGGACAAATTTCTGGTCTTGAGGCAATTAAGAAAGAAGATGCATCTTCTCTCAAACTTCTTCTCCCTAGACTTTTAGAACCTCATGCACATATTGATAAGGCATTCTCCTGGAACGACTTTCCGAACTTTAAGGGGAGCTATGAAGATGCTCTTAAAGCAAATCTTCAAGAGCATAAAAACCGTACAAGTCAGATTGTTTTTGGGCGAGCAGATCGCTCTTTGACTATCGCTGTAAAGAATGGATGTAGAGCAATAAGAAGTCATATTGATAGTTTTGGCTATTTTGCAGATCCCATTTGGGAAGCGTTGCTTGAACTTCGAAAAAAATGGCATGCGCTAATTGAATTGCAGTTAGTAGCACTAGCGCCTTTGGAATATTGGAATACTCGTGAGGGTGATCTTCTGGCTTCTCGTCTAGGTAGAGAAGGGGGGCTCCTTGGTGGCGTGCTGGCTCCACCCTTTAACAGAGAGTTATCTAGCGATTTATTAGCTCAGATGCTCAAACTCGCTAATCAATATAACTGTGGAATTGATCTGCATATAGATGAATCGGATACAGAACCAGCAGTTGGTTTAAATCAATTAGTTCAAGTGCTTGATCACAACGAAGTAAATGTTTCTATTACTTGTAGCCATGCAAGCAGTATGGGGCTTCTTTCTCCAGTGGATTTGCGGCGTTTGTCTGAACGCTTGGCTCACCATCACGTGAATGTGATCGCTTTACCTCTAACTAATTTTTGGTTGTTGGGTCGTCAGTCAAAAACCACTCCATTACTAAGACCTTTGGCCCCTATTTCCCAACTCCAAAAAGCAGGCGTAAGAGTTGCTATTGGTGGGGATAACGTTCAAGATTCATGGTTCCCCGCAGGTACCTTTGACCCTTTAGCTTTGATGTCATTTTCGATGCCGCTTACTCAGTTGGCTCCATGGCAGCGTCGAGGACTTGCTCCTTTTACTACTTCGGCAGCAGCTGTAATGGATTTGAAATGGGATGGCATTGTTCGAATAGGTAGTCCTGCTGATTTCGTTTTATTGGAGGCCAGTAGTTGGTCAGAAGCACTTTCGAAACCACCTCAGAGGAAAGTATTGATTAACGGCAATTGGCTGGATGAAACGATTATTCCAAAAACTAATCCAATTGAGCATTTGAATTAATGAACAAAAAACTTCTTCCTCTTGATTTGATTAAGGAATTGAGATCTATTGCTGGACTAAAAGTTTTTAATCTCAGTTCAGATAGGGAGCGTTTTTCTAGAGACTTTTTTGACTATTCGCCAGTTTTAAAAAAGCAATTACAAGGTTGTTGTGCAGACCTTGTGGTTCGTCCTGATTCGGTTGAATCAGTTTTGTCAGTTGCTGGTTCATGCCATAGATACGGCATCCCTTTGACTATTAGAGGAGCTGGCACTGGAAATTATGGCCAGTGTGTCCCTCTTTTTGGTGGAATCGTCATGCTAATGGGGGCATTGCGTCAGATTCGCGATCTAGACCCTGGTAATGGTCAAGTAACCGTTGAGTCAGGTTGTTTGATGGGAGATCTCGAAAAATACCTTATTAGTCAGGGGCGACAGTTGCGCCTACTTCCAAGTACTTGGAGAAGTGCCTCAATAGGAGGATTCGTTGCAGGGGGGTCAGGTGGAATTGGTTCAGTTAAATGGGGCTTTTTGCGAGATCCAGGGCATTTATTGGGGCTTGAAGTTGTAACGGTAGAAGAAAAACCGCAAAAATTGCAGCTTGATGCTAAAGCCGCAGAGGCACTGAATCATGCCTATGGCACAAATGGGATTATCACAGCGTTAACCCTGGCAACTTCTCAATCAGTAGCTTGGCAGGAAGTAACAATTGATTGTGAAACGTGGTCAATAGCAGTGAACCTTATAAATAGTTGTGCTCGAGCTGCTGTTGACCTTCAACTTTGCAGTTTGCTTGAAGAAAAAATTATTGAGAAGATCCCTCATTGGTCAGGACCACCTATAGCTCAGCATCGACTTTTGATTTTGGTAGCTCCTGATGGCATTAGTACTATCGAACGCTTGGCAAAAAGTGTAGGAGCATTATTTAATCTTTTGGGCCCTGAAAATTATAGAACTGGCAGTGGTTTGCGAGAACTGACCTGGAATCACACCACACTTCATATGCGGGCATTAGATGCTGATTGGACTTATTTGCAGATGCTTTTGCCACAGCCTGAATTGGAAGCAATGAATACTCTCAAGAAAAAATGGGGAGATGATCTTCTGTGGCATTTGGAAGCTGTTCGACAGCAGGGTGTCCAGCGATTAGCGGCATTGCCAATTGTGCGCTGGAGGGGAATTGATTCATTGAAAAAGTTGATGTCTGATTGCCGTGAAATAGGAGCTGTTTTGTTCAATCCTCATGTTTTTACTGTTGAGGATGGTGGGCTTGGAGTAGTTGATGTGGATCAAGTTGAGATGAAAAGACGCTTTGACCCACAAGGTATTCTGAATCCAGGAAAGTTAAAAGGATGGCTATAGCAAGTTTGAGTGATTTCTTTAGCTGGTTTTTAGGGAAGCTCAACCAAGAATGATCCTCATGGGATTGTGTTGTTGAGTATTTTTCGCTTAAAGGTATCTCCGATTAAATATAAAGAGCCAGCCACAACGGGAGGGGGGGTAGGCCATCGGCCTTTCTTTTGGATTTTGGAAAAAACTTGTTCAACTTGATTTGCTTGGAGTAGTTGACTTGTTAATTCTGGACAAGCATTGGACAGCTGGACTTGGGACCAGCTGTCGTGATTAGGTATTGGGATTACCCAAGCAATGTCTTGAGGCTTGATTAGATATCGGAGCATTTCAGGCGCCTGTTTGTGTCGTTGTATCCCCAGTACCCAGTGCACGCCTATTTCTTCTTGAGCCCATTTGCTTCTTTCTTTTGCTAATTCTTTTGCTGCATGTGGGTTGTGTGCTCCATCTATCACAACAGGGAATCCATTCCAATTGGTTCTTTGGAGCCTCCCAGGCCAATTGGCCAAAGCAAGCCCTTTTCGAATTAATGGTTCGTCGAGTTCCCACCCAAGTTTTCCTAGTGACTGAAGTGCTCCTTTCGCAACTGCAGCATTCTTCCTTTGGATGTCGCCACTGATTCCAAGCTCCCAGCTTTGAGGTATTGGAGGAACCCATTGGATCTGGGCATTGTGTTTCTCAGCTGTATCTTTGAGTACTTGAGTGACATCAGGATGTTGTGCTGCACTTATAACTTTGCAGCCTGATGTGATAACCGCTGCTTTTTCTTGAGCAATGTCTTTTATGGTTGCCCCTAAGTGATCGCAGTGATCTAAACCAATACTACCCATTGCAATAACAGGTCTCAAAGGATGTGCTGTTGTTGCATCGAGACGGCCACCAAGGCCTACTTCCAAAACTAATAGCTGTACATTATGCTTCGCGAAATATTCAAAAGCGACTGCCATCACCAACTCAAATGGAGTTAGTTGATGGACTTTTAATAGTGGTCTAAGAGATAAAAGAATTTGTCGAAATTCTTGAAGTGAAATGAGATTGTCATCGATTCGAATTCTCTCGCACCAGCTCACAAGGTGAGGCGAAGTTGTTGTACCACTTTTGATCCTTGCAGCTTTTAGACAGCTTTGAATAAAGCTTGCAATTGATCCTTTCCCATTTGTTCCGGCGATTTGGATTGCTGGGATTTCAGAACAGGGATTACCCATCAATTGCAATGCTTTTTTTATTCTTTCTATTCCAAGATCCATTCCCCTTTGATCAAAGGAAGGAATTAGATCCGTTAATTCTTCAAAATTAGAAATGGTTTTATGTTCCAATTACTCAATATTTCTGAATGTAGCTTTAACTCTTTTGAGTAATTCTTCTATTTCACTTGCTTTAATTACAAGTGGTGGAACCATACGAATCACTTTTGGTCCCGCCGGAACGACCAGCAACTTTTCATTTAGTGCGGCCTTGGTAAACAATTGTGCAGTTATTGTTGTTTCTTCATTAAGTACTAACCCTTGTATTAGTCCAAGACCTCGCACGGTATGTAAATGATTTGGAAAACTTTTTGTAATAGCTATAAGCCCATCATTGAGCTCTGCTGCTCGCTTGTTGACGTTTGTTAGGAGGTTCCTTCTTTCTATTTCTGTTGCAACGGTGATTCCTGCTTTGCAGGCGAATGGATTGCCTCCAAAGGTGCTTGCATGATCACCAGGACTAAAAAAGTTTGCATGTTGCTTGACCATTAAGGCCCCAATTGCATGGCCTCCTCCTAACCCTTTGGCAATGGTGAATGCATCAGGCTCTACGCCAAGGTGCTCGTACCCCCACCAATTCCCACTGCGTCCCATGCCTGTTTGAACTTCATCGAAGATCAACAAAATTTCTCTTTTGATGCACTCTGCCTGTAATTGTTGGAAGAAGATTTCATTGCCAGTATTTATACCGCCTTCCCCTTGTATTGGCTCTATTAAGACGGCAGCCACACGAGGTCCTTTATTTTCTATTTGCTTCAGCAATTTCTCGAAAGATGCAAAATCGTTGTAGGTAAAAAATTCAAAGCCTTGAACCAATGGTTCAAACCCTTTGTGGTAATTGGGTTGCCCTGTAGCACTGATTGCGGCCAGTGTTCGGCCATGAAAACCAGCTTTAGCAGCCAGTATCACTGGTTCTTCAATCCCTCTTTTGAAATGTCCATATTTTCTGGCAAGCTTTATGGCTGCTTCATTTGCTTCAGCTCCGCTATTACAGAAAAATGCTCTATCTGCGCAGCTGTGATCAACCAACCAACTTGCTAATGCTTCTTGTTCAGATATCTCAAACAGGTTGGATACATGTTGAATTTGATTGAGTTGCCTGGTTAAAGCGCGGCGTAGAGCATTGTCACTATGGCCGAGGCTACAAGTAGCTATGCCTGCTACAGCATCAAGGTATCGTTTCCCATTTTGGTCCCATACCCAACAACCTTTTCCTCGAACAATCTTTATAGGAAGTCGTTTATAAGTATCCATTAACACAGTGGGAGCGGTCGGACTCGAACCGACAAACCCGAAGGTGCCGCATTTTGAGTGCGGTGCGTCTACCAATTCCACCACGCTCCCGTTAATTGAGTGTATGACAGGGGAAGCGTTTGTGCTAATGCCTAATTATATGAGCACCAGCACTATTTAGTTTTTCTTCTAATGACGCATAACCTCGATCGAGATGATTTAGTCCTTCTACTTGGCTATTCCCTCTTGCTGAAAGGCTTGCAAGCACCATTGCTGCCGTTGAGCGTAAATCCCCTCCATGAACAGGAGCAGCACTCAATTGTGGAACACCCTCAATAACTGCTGTATTGCCTTGGACTCGTATAGATGCTCCCATTCGCTGCAATTCAGCGACATGTTTCATACGGTTCTCATAGATTTTTTCTGTAATTACACTTGTTCCTTTGGCTGTTGTCATTAATGCCATGAACGGTGCCTGCAAATCTGTTGGGAATCCTGGGAATGGTTGCGTTGTTATATCTATCCCTTTAATTTCGCCTGGGTTAATGTGAATGCTTTCTTTATTGATTTCGAGGGTACATCCACAATCTCTTAGTTTTTGAAGTAGTGAATTTAAGTGTTCGGGGATAACTGGCGCAACACTTAAATTAGAGCGAGTAATGGCAGCTGCAATAAGAAATGTTCCTGCTTCAATTCGGTCAGGAATCACCTTGTAATCACATCCATGTAAGTGTTTGACCCCTTCAATTGTTATTTTTGGCCCACCAGCCCCACTTATTTTTGCCCCCATTGAATTTAGTAATTTCGAGAGATCTTGAACTTCTGGCTCTTGGGCAGCGTTCTCAATGCTGCTATGTCCTTCTGCGAGAACAGCTGCCATAAGAATTGTCTCGGTCGCACCGACGCTTGGGCAATCCAATACAATTTCCGCTCCCTTTAAGCGTTTCTGAGTACCTGGCACTGAAGCGGTGACCACACCATGCTCAACGTTTATAAATGCACCCAAAGCTTTGAGGCCTCTTATATGTTCTAAAACAGGTCTTGCTCCTATTTCACAACCGCCTGGTAGGGGGATTTTAGCTTGACCAAGCCTAGCTAAAAGTGGACCTATACAGAAAAAGCTTGCTCTAAGTCCATGAACTAGTTCGTAAGGCAGCTCTACATGATGAAGCTCTGAGGCGTCTATATGCATTTCATCTTTCCACTGCTTTAACTTGACTCCCATCGTTAAGAGAATGTTCCCCATGACATCAATGTCAGTAAGTTCTGGAACATTTTGTAGCTGCAGCTTTTCTTCAGTGAGAAGTGATGCTGCCATAAGCACTAGAGCTGAATTCTTCGCACCACTGACTTTTAATTCTCCGGATAAAATGC comes from Prochlorococcus sp. MIT 1307 and encodes:
- the miaB gene encoding tRNA (N6-isopentenyl adenosine(37)-C2)-methylthiotransferase MiaB; its protein translation is MIATNTSSRPKTSLIPKSPRDSYWITTFGCQMNKADSERMAGILEEMGYHEAKTELEADLVLYNTCTIRDNAEQKVYSYLGRQAKRKQTSPHLKLIVAGCVAQQEGEALLRRVPEIDLVMGPQHANRLETLLRQVDNGQQVLATEEDHIHEDLTTARRDSTICAWVNVIYGCNERCTYCVVPSVRGKEQSRYPEAIRAEIEKLALLGYKEITLLGQNIDAYGRDLPGITKQGRRQNTFTDLLHYIHDVEGIERIRFATSHPRYFTSRLIKACSELQKVCEHFHIPFQSGDNEILRSMARGYTIERYMRIIKQIRQLIPHASISADVIVAFPGETTQQFQKTLSVIEEVGFDQVNTAAYSPRPHTPAANWPNQLPEAVKIERLQELNALVEKTAKQRNSRYKHHVEEVLAEDINPKNQNQLMGRTRTNRLTFFPKEGPLGYRYKPGDIVSVEIKEVRSFSLSGIPLR
- a CDS encoding amidohydrolase family protein — translated: MTQRKKGSLDVLVPRGLVGSGEAVLSASAKEDGLCALRISWESGQISGLEAIKKEDASSLKLLLPRLLEPHAHIDKAFSWNDFPNFKGSYEDALKANLQEHKNRTSQIVFGRADRSLTIAVKNGCRAIRSHIDSFGYFADPIWEALLELRKKWHALIELQLVALAPLEYWNTREGDLLASRLGREGGLLGGVLAPPFNRELSSDLLAQMLKLANQYNCGIDLHIDESDTEPAVGLNQLVQVLDHNEVNVSITCSHASSMGLLSPVDLRRLSERLAHHHVNVIALPLTNFWLLGRQSKTTPLLRPLAPISQLQKAGVRVAIGGDNVQDSWFPAGTFDPLALMSFSMPLTQLAPWQRRGLAPFTTSAAAVMDLKWDGIVRIGSPADFVLLEASSWSEALSKPPQRKVLINGNWLDETIIPKTNPIEHLN
- a CDS encoding FAD-binding oxidoreductase yields the protein MNKKLLPLDLIKELRSIAGLKVFNLSSDRERFSRDFFDYSPVLKKQLQGCCADLVVRPDSVESVLSVAGSCHRYGIPLTIRGAGTGNYGQCVPLFGGIVMLMGALRQIRDLDPGNGQVTVESGCLMGDLEKYLISQGRQLRLLPSTWRSASIGGFVAGGSGGIGSVKWGFLRDPGHLLGLEVVTVEEKPQKLQLDAKAAEALNHAYGTNGIITALTLATSQSVAWQEVTIDCETWSIAVNLINSCARAAVDLQLCSLLEEKIIEKIPHWSGPPIAQHRLLILVAPDGISTIERLAKSVGALFNLLGPENYRTGSGLRELTWNHTTLHMRALDADWTYLQMLLPQPELEAMNTLKKKWGDDLLWHLEAVRQQGVQRLAALPIVRWRGIDSLKKLMSDCREIGAVLFNPHVFTVEDGGLGVVDVDQVEMKRRFDPQGILNPGKLKGWL
- a CDS encoding bifunctional folylpolyglutamate synthase/dihydrofolate synthase, producing the protein MEHKTISNFEELTDLIPSFDQRGMDLGIERIKKALQLMGNPCSEIPAIQIAGTNGKGSIASFIQSCLKAARIKSGTTTSPHLVSWCERIRIDDNLISLQEFRQILLSLRPLLKVHQLTPFELVMAVAFEYFAKHNVQLLVLEVGLGGRLDATTAHPLRPVIAMGSIGLDHCDHLGATIKDIAQEKAAVITSGCKVISAAQHPDVTQVLKDTAEKHNAQIQWVPPIPQSWELGISGDIQRKNAAVAKGALQSLGKLGWELDEPLIRKGLALANWPGRLQRTNWNGFPVVIDGAHNPHAAKELAKERSKWAQEEIGVHWVLGIQRHKQAPEMLRYLIKPQDIAWVIPIPNHDSWSQVQLSNACPELTSQLLQANQVEQVFSKIQKKGRWPTPPPVVAGSLYLIGDTFKRKILNNTIP
- a CDS encoding aspartate aminotransferase family protein; the encoded protein is MDTYKRLPIKIVRGKGCWVWDQNGKRYLDAVAGIATCSLGHSDNALRRALTRQLNQIQHVSNLFEISEQEALASWLVDHSCADRAFFCNSGAEANEAAIKLARKYGHFKRGIEEPVILAAKAGFHGRTLAAISATGQPNYHKGFEPLVQGFEFFTYNDFASFEKLLKQIENKGPRVAAVLIEPIQGEGGINTGNEIFFQQLQAECIKREILLIFDEVQTGMGRSGNWWGYEHLGVEPDAFTIAKGLGGGHAIGALMVKQHANFFSPGDHASTFGGNPFACKAGITVATEIERRNLLTNVNKRAAELNDGLIAITKSFPNHLHTVRGLGLIQGLVLNEETTITAQLFTKAALNEKLLVVPAGPKVIRMVPPLVIKASEIEELLKRVKATFRNIE
- the murA gene encoding UDP-N-acetylglucosamine 1-carboxyvinyltransferase, with product MPIAASISSKISTPHLEVQGDCILSGELKVSGAKNSALVLMAASLLTEEKLQLQNVPELTDIDVMGNILLTMGVKLKQWKDEMHIDASELHHVELPYELVHGLRASFFCIGPLLARLGQAKIPLPGGCEIGARPVLEHIRGLKALGAFINVEHGVVTASVPGTQKRLKGAEIVLDCPSVGATETILMAAVLAEGHSSIENAAQEPEVQDLSKLLNSMGAKISGAGGPKITIEGVKHLHGCDYKVIPDRIEAGTFLIAAAITRSNLSVAPVIPEHLNSLLQKLRDCGCTLEINKESIHINPGEIKGIDITTQPFPGFPTDLQAPFMALMTTAKGTSVITEKIYENRMKHVAELQRMGASIRVQGNTAVIEGVPQLSAAPVHGGDLRSTAAMVLASLSARGNSQVEGLNHLDRGYASLEEKLNSAGAHIIRH